One stretch of Chryseobacterium indologenes DNA includes these proteins:
- a CDS encoding cell division protein FtsQ/DivIB, with amino-acid sequence MKNKYRILKIVITVIILGLLLSFSLKRFGGQKITDNKISVKMNEKTPVYFVDEKDIREIVKKENPSGKVGDLNIPALEKKINALPAVDSANVYLNLNGKLNLDIKQRVPIFRLNKDGKDFYVDEKGIEFPISRTYSHPCMLVTGNVQPDEYEKLAELVGKIDKDDFSKKFFIGVSKSKDSYNLLTSEGNYRVEIGDLDNIDFKVKGFKTFVEKYLVYQDPQKYSMVSVKYQNQIVTTLNPHFKENDSILRAGKLEMAKAPALTAAAKKADEKPKIAEVKKTSSTPVKPKESTKPKTQAKETKKTEKKTTAPAQSKPKPKPKVKIE; translated from the coding sequence ATGAAAAATAAGTACAGAATATTAAAAATTGTTATCACGGTAATCATCCTTGGGTTGTTACTGAGTTTCTCGTTGAAGAGATTCGGTGGGCAAAAGATTACAGATAATAAGATTTCTGTAAAAATGAATGAAAAAACGCCGGTTTACTTTGTTGATGAAAAAGACATCAGGGAAATTGTAAAAAAGGAGAATCCATCAGGAAAAGTAGGAGATCTGAATATTCCGGCTTTGGAAAAAAAGATCAATGCCCTTCCCGCTGTAGATAGTGCCAATGTCTATCTGAACCTAAATGGGAAGTTAAATCTGGATATCAAACAAAGAGTTCCCATATTCAGGCTTAATAAAGATGGTAAAGATTTTTATGTAGATGAAAAAGGAATTGAATTTCCTATTTCAAGAACCTATTCTCATCCTTGTATGCTGGTAACGGGAAATGTACAGCCTGATGAATATGAAAAACTGGCAGAATTGGTTGGAAAAATTGATAAAGATGACTTCAGCAAGAAATTTTTCATTGGCGTTTCAAAAAGTAAGGACAGCTATAACCTTCTGACCAGCGAAGGAAACTATAGGGTAGAAATTGGAGATCTCGATAATATTGATTTTAAAGTAAAAGGATTTAAAACCTTTGTAGAAAAATACCTTGTTTATCAGGACCCTCAAAAATATAGTATGGTTTCTGTAAAATACCAGAACCAGATTGTAACCACTCTAAACCCGCACTTCAAGGAGAACGACAGTATCCTGAGGGCTGGTAAATTAGAAATGGCAAAAGCTCCGGCACTTACAGCTGCTGCTAAAAAGGCAGATGAAAAACCAAAGATTGCAGAAGTGAAAAAAACAAGCTCAACCCCGGTAAAACCAAAAGAGAGCACAAAACCGAAAACACAGGCAAAAGAAACTAAGAAAACAGAGAAAAAAACAACGGCCCCGGCACAGTCCAAGCCAAAGCCCAAACCAAAGGTGAAAATAGAATAA
- the ftsA gene encoding cell division protein FtsA: protein MENQEYSVGLDIGTTKIVAIVGRRNAHGKIEVLGVGKAKSLGVHKGIVNNISQTINSIKAAVSEAQSSAGVPIRKVTVGIAGKHIRSLQHSDYIMREHPDKFITDDDIEALKDQVKKLVMLPGEEIIHVLPQEYKVDSEGEIQEPIGMHGKRLEANFHVVVGQMGSIRNIARCVREAGLEMEALTLEPLASSEAVLTKEEKEAGVAIVDIGGGTTDIAIFKDNIIRHTCVIPYGGGIITEDIKEGCSIIEKHAEQLKVKFGSAVPELEKDSTFVTIPGLHGRPDKEISLKTLAQIINARVEEVLEMVNTELKAYGAFEQKKKLIAGIVLTGGGSNLKHLRQLANYTTGFDSRIGFANEYIANDKNQYLKGPEFATSIGLLMESLKIRDKKQTVEDIEEAVKEQTKPETAPVQAETVQPVQQTVAPVQEQSVADEKHESRKAKLTFGQSLMEKVKKFFEEVE from the coding sequence ATGGAAAATCAAGAGTATTCAGTAGGTCTGGACATCGGGACAACAAAGATAGTCGCGATTGTCGGAAGAAGGAATGCACACGGGAAAATAGAAGTTCTCGGTGTAGGAAAAGCTAAAAGTCTTGGTGTTCATAAAGGGATTGTGAATAATATTTCACAAACTATTAATTCAATCAAGGCTGCAGTATCCGAGGCACAATCCAGTGCCGGAGTTCCTATCCGCAAAGTTACGGTAGGTATTGCAGGAAAACACATCCGTTCTCTGCAGCACTCCGATTATATTATGCGTGAACATCCGGATAAATTCATCACAGATGATGATATTGAAGCATTAAAAGATCAGGTCAAGAAACTGGTGATGCTTCCTGGAGAAGAAATTATCCATGTACTTCCACAAGAATATAAAGTGGATTCCGAAGGTGAAATTCAGGAGCCTATAGGAATGCACGGAAAACGTTTAGAAGCCAACTTCCACGTTGTAGTTGGGCAAATGGGAAGCATCCGAAATATTGCAAGATGTGTCCGCGAAGCCGGATTAGAAATGGAAGCCCTTACTTTAGAACCATTAGCCTCTTCAGAAGCTGTTCTTACCAAAGAAGAAAAAGAAGCCGGGGTTGCTATTGTTGATATTGGAGGCGGTACTACAGATATTGCCATCTTCAAAGACAATATCATCCGTCATACCTGCGTAATCCCTTACGGAGGCGGAATTATTACGGAAGATATCAAAGAAGGATGCTCCATTATTGAAAAACATGCTGAACAATTGAAAGTAAAATTCGGTTCGGCTGTTCCAGAATTAGAAAAAGACAGTACTTTTGTAACAATTCCCGGACTTCATGGGCGACCAGACAAAGAAATCTCTTTAAAAACCCTTGCTCAGATCATCAACGCAAGAGTGGAAGAAGTTCTGGAAATGGTGAATACCGAGCTTAAAGCCTACGGAGCCTTTGAACAAAAGAAAAAGCTGATTGCCGGAATCGTTCTCACAGGTGGTGGATCCAATTTAAAGCACCTTAGACAGCTGGCCAACTATACCACAGGTTTTGACAGCAGAATCGGTTTTGCCAATGAATATATTGCCAACGATAAAAATCAGTATCTGAAAGGCCCTGAATTTGCTACGTCTATTGGGTTACTGATGGAGAGTTTGAAGATCAGGGATAAAAAACAGACTGTTGAAGATATAGAAGAAGCTGTAAAAGAGCAAACTAAGCCCGAAACAGCTCCTGTACAGGCAGAAACTGTTCAACCCGTTCAGCAGACCGTAGCTCCTGTTCAGGAACAATCGGTTGCCGATGAAAAGCATGAAAGCAGAAAAGCGAAATTGACCTTCGGGCAGTCGCTTATGGAAAAAGTAAAAAAATTCTTTGAAGAAGTAGAGTAA
- the ftsZ gene encoding cell division protein FtsZ yields the protein MENIGTQGFSFDLPKGNSSIIKVIGVGGGGNNALKHMYEKGIHGVDFVICNTDAQTLDNNPVANKVQLGTSITEGLGAGADPEVGEKSAIESIEDIKAAMGQNTKMVFITAGMGGGTGTGAAPVIAKVAKDMGILTVGIVTVPFSFEGKRRLEQAENGLDKLKNNVDSLIVINNDKLRQQFGNLGFKQGFSKADEVLANAAKGMAEVITGYFDVNIDFRDAKSVLQNSGTALMSTGTASGENKAEEAVRKALDSPLLNDNKITGAKNVLLLIRSGAEEVTMDEIGIIMDHIQKEAGNTADIIFGVGADEELGDAVSVLVIATGFSNENKKFSGPTEKIRISLNDNLETPKSSPFKTREERESSPEVTHDFGGKSLFRLDDEDHDTPFNATSIEKRMMIEEEEIRTEIKFFDKEESIVNTPEQGWRNEDEQEEYSLLSIEEEEDPNDLEIQSFSFDFDNKKEEPQSGNVFNNNSSQEKPVEFNFFVNEPIRNEPKSDYGQPKAEFNAPVSAVAEPAQKIETFYQKEEPKTETRPAFESKTEIETPKTEESEFTFVNKTIDQERVIERRNKLKEFNSRYQSFDSTSEFESIPAFKRKNISIDGTNASDQNINTYMSDNNGSMQIRENRFLNKDVD from the coding sequence ATGGAAAATATAGGTACACAAGGATTTTCATTTGACCTACCAAAGGGAAATTCATCCATCATAAAAGTAATCGGTGTAGGAGGCGGAGGAAACAACGCGCTAAAACACATGTACGAAAAAGGGATCCACGGAGTTGATTTCGTGATCTGTAATACAGACGCTCAAACCCTGGATAATAACCCTGTTGCCAATAAAGTTCAACTGGGAACTTCCATCACGGAAGGTCTTGGGGCTGGTGCAGATCCTGAAGTAGGAGAAAAATCAGCCATTGAAAGTATAGAAGATATCAAAGCCGCTATGGGGCAGAACACCAAAATGGTGTTCATCACTGCCGGAATGGGTGGTGGTACAGGTACCGGAGCCGCTCCTGTCATTGCTAAAGTAGCAAAAGACATGGGTATTCTAACGGTAGGTATTGTTACCGTTCCTTTCAGCTTTGAAGGAAAAAGAAGATTAGAACAGGCCGAAAACGGACTTGATAAATTAAAAAATAATGTTGATTCCTTAATTGTCATTAACAACGATAAACTGAGACAGCAATTCGGAAATCTTGGATTTAAGCAAGGATTCTCCAAAGCAGATGAAGTATTAGCAAATGCCGCTAAAGGAATGGCAGAAGTTATTACAGGTTACTTTGATGTAAACATTGACTTTAGAGATGCTAAATCTGTGCTTCAAAACTCAGGAACAGCGCTAATGTCTACAGGAACTGCTTCAGGTGAAAATAAAGCTGAGGAAGCCGTAAGAAAAGCACTAGACTCCCCGCTATTGAATGACAACAAAATTACAGGCGCTAAAAATGTACTGTTATTGATCAGAAGTGGCGCGGAAGAAGTGACCATGGACGAAATCGGTATCATTATGGACCACATCCAGAAAGAAGCTGGAAATACTGCTGATATTATTTTTGGGGTGGGTGCTGATGAAGAATTAGGAGATGCAGTGAGCGTACTTGTTATCGCTACAGGATTTTCTAACGAGAATAAAAAATTCTCAGGTCCTACAGAAAAGATCAGAATCAGTCTTAATGATAATTTAGAGACCCCAAAATCTTCTCCTTTTAAAACAAGAGAAGAAAGAGAGTCTTCTCCTGAAGTGACGCATGATTTCGGTGGAAAAAGCCTTTTCAGACTGGATGATGAAGACCACGACACTCCCTTCAATGCAACATCTATCGAAAAAAGAATGATGATTGAGGAAGAGGAAATCAGAACAGAAATAAAGTTCTTTGATAAAGAAGAAAGCATTGTCAATACTCCTGAACAAGGATGGAGAAATGAAGATGAGCAGGAAGAATACAGCTTACTTTCAATTGAAGAAGAGGAGGATCCAAATGATTTGGAAATTCAGTCTTTCTCATTTGATTTTGATAACAAAAAAGAAGAGCCTCAATCTGGTAATGTATTCAACAACAATTCTTCACAGGAGAAACCGGTTGAATTCAATTTCTTCGTTAACGAACCGATTAGAAATGAGCCTAAGTCAGATTACGGCCAGCCGAAAGCAGAATTTAATGCTCCGGTAAGTGCTGTAGCAGAGCCTGCTCAGAAAATTGAAACCTTCTATCAAAAAGAAGAGCCGAAAACAGAAACAAGGCCTGCTTTTGAAAGCAAAACAGAAATTGAAACTCCAAAAACTGAAGAATCAGAGTTCACTTTCGTGAACAAAACGATCGATCAGGAAAGAGTCATTGAAAGAAGAAATAAACTAAAAGAATTCAACTCCCGTTATCAAAGCTTTGACAGCACAAGTGAATTCGAATCTATTCCTGCTTTCAAGAGAAAAAATATCTCTATTGACGGAACGAATGCTTCAGACCAGAATATCAATACCTATATGTCTGACAACAATGGTTCTATGCAGATCAGAGAAAACCGATTTTTAAATAAAGACGTAGACTAA
- a CDS encoding GatB/YqeY domain-containing protein, with amino-acid sequence MSLENTISEAIKTAMREKDRVALDSLRAVKAQILLLQTEARGAEVSAEQEIAILQRMIKQRKDSFEQFAAQGRQDLAEVEEAQMKVIEKFLPKQLSAEELEIEIKNIISETGAESIKDLGKVMGAASKALAGKSDGKSISEMAKKLLS; translated from the coding sequence ATGAGTTTAGAAAATACAATAAGCGAAGCTATAAAAACAGCCATGAGAGAGAAAGACAGGGTTGCTCTGGATTCTCTTCGTGCCGTAAAAGCTCAGATCCTTCTTTTACAAACAGAAGCCAGAGGGGCTGAAGTTTCTGCAGAACAGGAAATTGCCATTCTTCAAAGAATGATTAAGCAACGTAAAGATTCTTTTGAGCAGTTTGCTGCCCAGGGAAGACAAGATCTTGCTGAAGTAGAAGAAGCACAAATGAAAGTAATTGAGAAGTTTTTACCCAAACAGCTTTCTGCAGAAGAACTGGAAATAGAAATTAAAAATATTATTTCAGAAACCGGAGCTGAATCTATTAAAGATTTAGGAAAGGTAATGGGAGCTGCTTCAAAAGCATTAGCCGGAAAATCAGATGGAAAAAGCATTTCTGAGATGGCTAAAAAGCTTCTTTCATAA
- a CDS encoding BrxA/BrxB family bacilliredoxin, with protein MYPTDLVMPMKAELTDKGFQDLTTPAQVEDALKQSGTTLLVINSVCGCAAGAARPGVVYSLTGDKKPDHLTTVFAGFDTEAVVEARKHLAPFPPSSPCVALFKDGELVHMLERHHIEGNPAGAIAANLQAAYDEYC; from the coding sequence ATGTATCCAACAGATTTAGTAATGCCTATGAAGGCTGAACTTACAGATAAAGGTTTCCAGGATTTAACAACTCCTGCTCAGGTAGAAGATGCTTTAAAGCAATCCGGAACAACATTATTGGTCATCAATTCCGTATGTGGATGTGCTGCAGGCGCTGCAAGACCGGGAGTGGTATACTCTTTAACAGGAGATAAAAAACCTGATCATCTAACTACTGTATTTGCAGGTTTTGATACAGAGGCTGTGGTAGAAGCAAGAAAACACCTTGCTCCATTTCCGCCAAGCTCTCCTTGCGTAGCACTTTTTAAAGATGGAGAACTGGTTCACATGCTGGAAAGACACCACATTGAAGGGAATCCTGCAGGGGCAATTGCTGCAAACCTTCAAGCTGCGTATGATGAATACTGCTAA
- a CDS encoding GH3 auxin-responsive promoter family protein — MATKALFNTVVNWFIRQRIDQIQNFMDHPIETQKGILFSQLFHAEDTEYGKQYGFNSISSYQDFKNKVPIVTYEEMEPYIEKARQGQKDVSWPGLIKHFAKSSGTTNAKSKFIPISAESLEYCHMKAGKDMVSIYANNHPENQLFNYKNLRLGGSSELYADFNTKFGDLSAILIDNLPFWVEITTTPSKKVSLMGEWESKLRAITSEVKNEDVGSILGVPSWMMVLLQRVLNETNVENISELWPNLEVFFHGGISFKPYKEQFRKIIGKNINYYEIYNASEGFFGIQDRSNSDEMLLMLDYGIFYEFIPMDQFHFSNPKVVSLEDVEIGKNYAMVITTNGGLWRYLIGDTVVFTSVNPFRIKITGRTKHYINAFGEELMITNVESALSKACELTGAQITDFTGAPVFMKENEGGAHEWIFEFSQYPDNLDSFIDAFDQHLKKINSDYEAKRYNNMTLRRPIVHIAKDNLFYHWLESKGKLGGQNKVPRLSNDREYIDPLLELNK; from the coding sequence ATGGCAACCAAAGCACTTTTTAATACCGTAGTCAACTGGTTTATCCGTCAAAGGATAGATCAGATACAGAATTTCATGGATCATCCTATTGAGACACAGAAGGGCATATTGTTTTCCCAACTGTTTCATGCGGAAGATACGGAATATGGTAAACAGTATGGCTTTAATTCTATCTCAAGCTATCAGGACTTTAAGAATAAAGTTCCAATTGTTACCTATGAAGAAATGGAACCTTACATTGAAAAAGCAAGACAGGGACAAAAGGACGTAAGCTGGCCAGGTCTGATTAAGCATTTTGCCAAGTCCTCCGGAACAACGAATGCTAAAAGTAAATTCATTCCTATTTCTGCAGAAAGCCTTGAATACTGCCACATGAAGGCAGGCAAGGATATGGTTTCCATTTATGCCAATAATCATCCGGAAAATCAGCTCTTTAATTATAAAAACTTACGTTTAGGTGGCAGCTCTGAGCTCTACGCAGATTTTAATACAAAATTTGGAGACCTATCAGCTATTCTCATTGACAACCTTCCCTTTTGGGTAGAAATCACAACCACACCAAGCAAGAAAGTTTCTTTGATGGGTGAGTGGGAAAGTAAGCTTAGAGCCATTACATCTGAGGTAAAAAATGAAGATGTAGGAAGTATCCTTGGCGTACCCAGCTGGATGATGGTTCTTTTGCAAAGAGTATTGAACGAAACCAATGTAGAAAACATTTCGGAACTATGGCCTAATTTGGAGGTGTTTTTTCACGGTGGAATTAGTTTTAAGCCCTATAAGGAGCAATTCCGTAAGATCATTGGAAAAAACATCAATTACTACGAGATATACAATGCTTCGGAAGGATTCTTCGGGATTCAGGACAGATCCAACAGTGATGAAATGCTTTTGATGCTTGATTATGGCATATTCTATGAGTTTATTCCTATGGATCAGTTCCATTTTTCAAATCCGAAAGTGGTCAGCCTGGAAGATGTAGAAATCGGGAAAAACTATGCTATGGTGATTACGACCAACGGTGGATTATGGAGATACCTTATTGGTGATACAGTTGTATTTACTTCTGTAAATCCTTTTAGAATAAAAATAACAGGAAGAACAAAGCACTATATCAATGCTTTTGGCGAGGAATTAATGATTACTAATGTGGAATCTGCTTTATCCAAAGCCTGCGAGCTTACTGGCGCTCAAATCACAGATTTTACAGGTGCGCCGGTTTTTATGAAAGAGAATGAAGGTGGTGCCCATGAATGGATCTTTGAATTCAGTCAGTATCCTGATAACCTGGATAGCTTTATTGATGCTTTTGACCAGCATTTGAAGAAAATTAATTCGGATTATGAGGCAAAAAGATACAATAATATGACACTCCGAAGACCCATCGTTCATATTGCCAAAGATAATCTGTTTTATCATTGGCTGGAATCCAAAGGAAAACTTGGCGGTCAGAATAAAGTTCCTAGATTAAGTAATGACAGGGAATATATAGACCCATTATTAGAGCTTAATAAATAA
- a CDS encoding endonuclease/exonuclease/phosphatase family protein has protein sequence MKSNQILLFIHIAVAVLLLCTLGNAWVPPNILGNLNLLSLGFPYLISAHILLTLVWIFKKNKIAIAFALGTLLFYNPIRRWVNFAPKSDKVKTIRDIKVLTFNVKYGDYGWDKVKNYIKEQDPDIILVQEKDTNRALRQDLVKYPSVILKTKHKILRQAEIIEDNSRGNSFYADVDINGKIIRIVNVYLEPFRLQKTMFTKLDAMGIGNVSTLLSHMIPTFQAHEDQIKKIRKAIDFSPYPVILAGDFNSVPNSYEYYSLGKDLQDAFLTAGKGSASSFHDYKIPLRIDYIFSSKSIIPLSYKVDHSVKLSDHYPVIAEFLLN, from the coding sequence ATGAAGTCGAATCAGATATTACTATTTATACATATCGCCGTTGCTGTTTTACTGCTATGCACATTAGGGAATGCATGGGTTCCACCTAATATTTTAGGGAACCTTAATTTACTTTCTCTTGGTTTTCCCTATCTGATATCTGCACATATTCTTCTTACTCTGGTATGGATTTTCAAAAAAAACAAAATTGCCATTGCTTTTGCCCTAGGAACATTACTTTTTTACAACCCGATCAGGAGATGGGTCAATTTTGCTCCCAAATCAGATAAGGTAAAGACTATACGGGATATCAAAGTCCTTACATTTAATGTAAAATATGGTGATTACGGATGGGATAAGGTAAAAAACTATATCAAAGAGCAGGATCCGGACATTATTTTGGTACAGGAAAAAGATACCAACCGTGCTTTAAGACAGGATTTGGTAAAATATCCTTCTGTAATCCTGAAAACAAAGCATAAAATTTTAAGACAAGCAGAAATTATAGAAGATAACTCAAGAGGAAATTCGTTCTATGCAGATGTAGATATCAATGGAAAGATCATCAGAATTGTGAATGTTTACCTGGAACCTTTCCGGCTTCAAAAAACAATGTTTACAAAGCTGGATGCCATGGGAATTGGAAACGTATCAACTCTTCTTTCTCACATGATTCCTACTTTTCAGGCCCATGAAGACCAGATTAAAAAAATAAGAAAAGCAATTGATTTTTCTCCTTATCCTGTAATTTTAGCAGGAGATTTTAATTCTGTTCCGAATTCTTATGAATATTATAGCTTGGGAAAAGATCTTCAGGATGCTTTTTTAACGGCAGGAAAGGGAAGTGCTTCCAGTTTTCATGATTATAAAATTCCTTTGAGAATTGATTATATTTTCAGCTCAAAATCAATTATTCCCTTAAGCTACAAAGTGGATCATTCTGTGAAATTATCGGATCACTATCCTGTAATTGCAGAATTTCTGCTAAATTAG
- a CDS encoding endonuclease/exonuclease/phosphatase family protein encodes MKIVRLILLILHVGILCLLVGSLMNAYIPPKIFPWFNLLSLGFPVFIILYIILTVFWVFSWKKRAFVFMLIGLVFINPVKRWVNFSSEKKEKTDIKIISFNTKNGIFGRDQVVAYLNQQNADVVILQEDTGKGYELTSGYKKINPMGGFTILTKHKVVGQKVIIPEDENIRVPGVELDIEIKGKIYRFIDVYLHPFRFEKDMVALNGNSDTNKQKLKDVVKRLIPTFKKHQDQVSLIRNAIENSPYPVIVAGDFNSVPNSYEYYHLSEDLEDAFMTAGKGSATSFHDYKFPIRIDYVFYSKSLKALSCVVDRSVSISDHYPVITEFAVSEK; translated from the coding sequence GTGAAGATTGTACGCCTTATATTACTGATCCTGCATGTAGGAATCCTATGTCTATTGGTAGGGTCTTTAATGAATGCCTATATCCCGCCTAAAATATTTCCGTGGTTTAACCTGCTTTCTTTAGGATTTCCTGTTTTTATTATCCTGTATATTATCTTAACTGTATTTTGGGTATTCAGCTGGAAAAAAAGAGCTTTTGTTTTTATGTTAATAGGATTGGTATTTATTAATCCTGTAAAACGATGGGTCAACTTTTCCTCAGAGAAAAAAGAAAAGACCGATATCAAAATCATTTCTTTTAATACCAAAAATGGAATTTTTGGTAGAGATCAGGTTGTTGCTTATTTGAATCAGCAAAATGCAGATGTTGTTATTTTACAGGAAGATACGGGTAAGGGTTATGAGCTGACAAGCGGATATAAGAAGATAAATCCCATGGGAGGCTTTACAATACTGACCAAACATAAAGTGGTGGGTCAGAAAGTAATAATTCCGGAAGATGAAAACATTAGAGTTCCGGGAGTAGAACTGGATATAGAGATAAAAGGAAAAATATACAGATTTATTGATGTTTATCTTCACCCTTTTCGGTTTGAAAAAGATATGGTAGCTCTTAATGGTAACTCTGATACCAACAAACAAAAGCTTAAAGACGTTGTAAAAAGGCTTATTCCAACTTTCAAAAAGCATCAGGATCAGGTCTCACTTATTCGGAATGCAATTGAAAATTCTCCATATCCTGTTATTGTAGCCGGAGATTTTAATTCTGTTCCCAATTCTTATGAATATTATCACTTATCAGAAGATCTTGAGGATGCATTTATGACTGCAGGAAAGGGAAGCGCAACCAGTTTTCATGATTATAAATTCCCTATCAGGATAGATTATGTTTTTTATTCAAAATCGCTGAAGGCACTTTCCTGTGTTGTTGACCGTTCTGTCAGTATTTCAGACCATTATCCAGTGATTACAGAGTTCGCTGTAAGTGAAAAATAA
- a CDS encoding rhomboid family intramembrane serine protease, whose translation MFNNIPPITRNIIIINIVVYLIANFFNYPSLYNSLSGFYPFSPNFKSWQIITHMFMHAPFREPGGLMHILFNMFTLFSFGPVLEQVLGEKKYILLYFASGLGSFFLFNLWNFVEAQQIISGLQSLGLNVSEIYPKAAIDYLGDLKISATTPEGVELSNQYYALLKSPMMGASGAIFGVVAAFATLYPDAKIGIMFIPVPIKVKYLLPIIVVISIYLGVSGNGGNVAHLAHVGGALVGWLLARNWKKHLYRFN comes from the coding sequence ATGTTTAACAATATACCACCCATTACAAGGAATATTATCATTATCAATATTGTAGTTTACTTGATCGCTAATTTTTTTAACTATCCAAGTTTATACAATTCACTTTCAGGGTTTTATCCTTTTTCTCCCAATTTTAAATCGTGGCAGATCATTACACACATGTTTATGCATGCTCCGTTCAGGGAACCTGGTGGATTGATGCATATTTTATTCAATATGTTTACCCTATTTAGTTTTGGACCGGTCTTAGAACAGGTTTTAGGTGAAAAAAAATATATATTATTATACTTTGCCAGCGGATTAGGATCATTTTTCCTATTTAATTTATGGAACTTTGTAGAAGCACAGCAAATCATTTCCGGATTACAAAGTTTAGGATTGAACGTATCTGAAATTTATCCAAAAGCAGCGATTGATTATTTAGGGGATTTAAAAATCAGTGCAACAACACCTGAAGGAGTTGAGCTGTCTAATCAGTATTATGCATTGTTAAAATCTCCAATGATGGGAGCTTCCGGAGCTATTTTCGGTGTAGTGGCAGCCTTTGCAACCTTATATCCTGATGCAAAAATTGGAATCATGTTTATCCCGGTTCCGATTAAGGTAAAATATCTGCTCCCAATTATTGTAGTAATTTCTATTTATTTAGGTGTTTCTGGGAATGGAGGAAATGTAGCCCACCTGGCTCACGTTGGAGGAGCTTTGGTAGGTTGGTTGTTGGCCAGAAACTGGAAAAAACATTTATATAGATTCAATTAA